The following proteins come from a genomic window of Chryseobacterium glaciei:
- a CDS encoding XRE family transcriptional regulator: MSILSENLRHLRAQTKLSQQKVADAILISRGAYEKYESDHAQPPNDTLVRISRYFQVSIDLLLTVDLKKYPLDGLMKLAENRILLPIAVDSTGENKIEIVPFKTQMGYVNGYSDPEYIEALQHISLPFLRNGKYRAFPAEGDSMPPFKDGTLIVGKYVEKIQEMKVGKTYLIVTRGGLVYKRLAGIEENSIRVQSDNSFFEPYEIPLHELLEAWEYECSILRDYEILDFANNDVKGMFLSLKQDINRLEKHLIQ, translated from the coding sequence ATGTCAATTTTATCAGAAAACTTACGGCATCTCAGAGCACAGACTAAACTTTCCCAACAGAAGGTTGCAGATGCTATTTTAATTTCAAGGGGTGCTTATGAGAAATATGAAAGTGACCATGCACAACCGCCAAATGACACACTTGTCAGAATATCCAGATATTTTCAGGTGAGTATCGACCTCTTATTAACAGTGGATCTTAAAAAATATCCTTTGGATGGACTGATGAAACTGGCCGAGAACCGAATCCTGCTTCCTATTGCCGTCGACAGCACAGGGGAAAATAAAATCGAAATTGTGCCATTTAAAACTCAAATGGGATATGTCAACGGCTATAGTGATCCTGAATATATAGAAGCGCTCCAGCATATTTCTCTACCTTTTTTAAGAAATGGGAAATACAGGGCATTTCCGGCAGAAGGAGATTCAATGCCACCCTTTAAGGACGGAACTCTTATTGTCGGAAAATATGTAGAAAAAATACAGGAGATGAAGGTTGGCAAAACCTACCTAATCGTTACTCGTGGCGGGCTTGTATACAAAAGGCTGGCGGGCATTGAAGAAAATTCAATCCGGGTTCAATCAGATAATTCCTTTTTTGAGCCGTATGAAATTCCACTGCATGAACTGCTAGAAGCATGGGAATATGAATGCAGCATCTTACGGGACTATGAGATTTTGGACTTTGCCAATAACGATGTTAAAGGAATGTTCTTATCCCTCAAACAGGACATAAATCGACTGGAAAAGCATTTGATACAATAA
- a CDS encoding sigma-70 family RNA polymerase sigma factor, translating into MKLSGRHINKEKGSYENLVHQYNHQAFSFISKKIQNEEDALDVLQNVFMHLWICKKSLDSTNTANIIFTICKDKIAEYYRTSKKQPLRENISSDPADTSFDDLRSAENKDRLLTELEQSIVLILPPLRRKIFKMHKLEGITQEKIALELNIPKSTVKYHIFEAMSFLKNYHKTVN; encoded by the coding sequence GTGAAACTGTCGGGCCGACATATCAACAAGGAAAAAGGTTCTTATGAAAACCTTGTTCACCAATACAACCATCAGGCGTTTTCCTTTATTTCTAAAAAAATACAGAATGAAGAAGATGCACTCGATGTGTTACAAAATGTCTTTATGCACCTTTGGATATGCAAGAAAAGCCTGGACAGTACAAATACTGCAAACATTATCTTTACCATATGCAAGGATAAAATAGCTGAATACTACAGAACTTCCAAAAAGCAGCCTCTTCGTGAAAACATATCTTCTGATCCTGCAGATACTTCTTTTGACGATCTAAGGTCAGCTGAAAATAAAGACCGCCTGCTTACCGAACTTGAACAAAGTATTGTGCTTATACTCCCTCCTTTACGCAGGAAAATATTTAAAATGCATAAACTCGAAGGTATTACGCAGGAAAAGATTGCCCTTGAATTGAATATTCCTAAAAGTACGGTCAAATATCACATCTTCGAGGCAATGTCTTTTCTCAAAAACTACCACAAAACTGTTAATTAA
- a CDS encoding FecR family protein — protein MEEKENQLPRFDPQEDREIWEDILNNPVKSLTPEKENHFFENLYRQIDTYERKKKLRRVRIYSTVAATIILAIVGLIGYNNFFKPDVYIAGSQNSEIKLSDGTVVILSQGGKLTVEKSFPADTRDVFLEGNAVFHVAKSKKHPFIVHGKGYETKVLGTVFKVSQTGTTFNVDLFEGKVLVYRKGHSKEPFVLKPQQTFSNLGIPQVASVTQTVDNNSASTKAKSAAFIFDKCPISDAVKVIEKTYGITVHYPDDLENAKLTLSLPNATAQAFIQSLAIQFNLNIKQQNDSIFELEK, from the coding sequence ATGGAAGAAAAAGAAAACCAATTGCCGCGTTTTGACCCCCAAGAAGATAGAGAGATCTGGGAAGATATACTCAATAACCCTGTTAAATCGCTTACGCCCGAAAAAGAAAACCATTTCTTTGAAAATTTGTATCGTCAAATAGATACGTACGAACGAAAAAAGAAACTGAGGAGAGTAAGAATATACAGTACTGTTGCTGCAACAATTATATTGGCTATTGTCGGTTTAATTGGTTATAACAACTTTTTTAAACCTGACGTTTACATCGCCGGGTCACAAAATTCTGAAATTAAACTTTCCGATGGCACTGTTGTAATCCTTTCACAAGGAGGTAAACTGACCGTTGAAAAATCATTTCCAGCCGATACCAGAGATGTTTTCCTGGAAGGTAATGCAGTATTTCATGTAGCAAAATCCAAGAAACATCCATTTATTGTTCATGGAAAAGGGTATGAAACAAAAGTACTTGGAACTGTTTTTAAGGTTTCGCAAACTGGCACTACTTTCAATGTTGATCTGTTTGAGGGAAAAGTATTGGTCTATCGGAAAGGGCATTCCAAAGAACCTTTTGTATTGAAACCTCAACAAACATTCAGCAATTTGGGGATTCCCCAAGTCGCTTCTGTTACCCAAACAGTGGACAACAATTCTGCATCCACAAAAGCTAAATCCGCAGCCTTTATATTCGATAAATGCCCGATCAGTGATGCTGTTAAGGTTATAGAGAAAACCTATGGGATAACAGTACACTATCCCGATGATCTGGAAAATGCTAAACTTACCTTAAGCCTTCCCAATGCTACTGCTCAAGCATTTATACAATCACTTGCAATACAGTTTAATCTAAATATAAAACAACAAAATGATTCAATTTTTGAATTGGAAAAATAG
- a CDS encoding SusC/RagA family TonB-linked outer membrane protein, protein MKFICTAVIFLLIGITLICGQQQNLSKMKVNYLAGKIPATEAIESFLAENKIKSFAYSPDELGKHRIQGVKCSNESVLGCANKILKGLSFEALIFNNAIIIRQKIKKVSAVSDIDESTPLLATQQRKDTIDLSNRETKIEEVILNAGYYAVKDKERTGSIAKVTAKDIENQPVSNVLSTLQGRMAGVSITQNGGTPGGGYQVQIRGRNSLRTISNSGIDGNQPLYVVDGVPFGTEISSLYSGTAIPNGSINPLNSISPNDIESIEVLKDADATAIYGSRGANGVILVTTKKGKSGVLRLNFNTTYSLSQSMSNLEMMDTEQYLAMRRQAFANAGINVYPATAYDLNGTWDQNRDTHWAKTLIGNIATSSNSTLSLSGGSETTTFLLSLAHNEQATVFGKDFKYKTNNISNNIAHRSKDERFQLNISNMFSMQENNMVNSDITRNSYLLPPNAPALYNEDGSLNWENNTFDNPVAAYEATYSNENIQFLNNLNAQFKISKDFRLKLNTGINYQAFEEWSLRPHTTMNPSTGATSAFSQAYKYNQNRFSFIIEPQLNWHFVKGNHEFDLLVGGTFQNEDNRQGSMRGTGFESNVFIQNIAAAQTKTINDQINTEYRYAAVFGRLNYQFAKKFILNITGRRDGSSRFGTNKKFANFGAIGGAWLFSKESFVENVKWLSFGKLRGSFGTAGSDNIGDYQYLDTYTVSSFIYNGVTGLTPSRLYNPDYSWEKTTKLEAALELAFFKNRINLTAAWYQNRSSNQLVGYQLPSITGFSSVLANLNATVQNTGWELEISGRPFRSGEFQWETGVNISFPRNKLISFPGLEGSTYANSYVIGQPTSIIKLYHLEGINPQTGQYNFKDFNGDGKITSADDRQAIENIGIDYFGGWYNNLKYKNWDVSFLFQFVKQRNRNYNYILPSPGLMTNLPVEVLNVWSAQNPNGLYMPYKSTANPSHSLFQNSTASVSDASFIRLKNLQVGYRIPIKNSMFREVKVYFQGQNILTWTKYFGLDPEFAAMGFLPPLRTYAFGAQFNL, encoded by the coding sequence ATGAAATTTATTTGCACTGCTGTTATATTCCTGTTAATTGGAATTACGCTCATCTGCGGGCAGCAACAGAACCTTTCTAAAATGAAGGTTAATTATCTGGCGGGAAAAATTCCTGCCACAGAAGCAATTGAAAGTTTTCTCGCAGAAAACAAGATCAAATCCTTTGCTTATTCTCCTGATGAACTAGGAAAACACCGGATTCAAGGGGTGAAATGTAGCAATGAAAGCGTACTGGGCTGCGCGAATAAGATACTAAAAGGTTTATCCTTTGAGGCACTTATCTTTAATAATGCCATTATTATCCGGCAGAAAATCAAGAAAGTATCTGCTGTTTCAGATATTGATGAAAGTACTCCCCTGTTGGCTACACAACAGAGGAAAGATACCATTGACCTTTCTAACAGGGAAACCAAGATCGAGGAAGTTATACTGAATGCAGGATACTATGCCGTAAAAGATAAAGAACGCACAGGAAGTATTGCCAAAGTGACCGCGAAAGATATCGAAAACCAACCCGTTAGCAATGTGCTCTCAACCTTACAGGGACGTATGGCAGGCGTAAGTATTACCCAGAATGGTGGTACCCCGGGAGGTGGGTACCAGGTGCAAATACGTGGGAGAAACAGTTTAAGAACAATTTCCAACAGCGGAATAGATGGAAACCAACCTTTATACGTAGTTGATGGTGTTCCCTTTGGAACTGAAATTTCTTCTCTTTATTCAGGAACAGCGATCCCAAATGGGAGTATCAATCCCCTGAACAGTATCAGCCCAAATGACATCGAAAGCATTGAAGTGCTCAAAGATGCCGATGCAACCGCAATCTATGGCTCGCGTGGCGCAAATGGCGTTATCCTCGTAACCACCAAAAAAGGAAAATCAGGAGTGCTAAGATTAAATTTTAATACAACTTATAGCTTAAGCCAATCCATGTCCAACCTTGAAATGATGGATACCGAGCAATATCTTGCTATGAGAAGACAGGCTTTTGCCAATGCTGGTATTAATGTTTATCCAGCCACTGCTTACGACCTAAATGGTACCTGGGATCAAAACCGTGATACACATTGGGCGAAGACACTTATCGGAAATATAGCAACCTCATCTAATTCCACACTTTCATTAAGCGGAGGAAGTGAGACTACTACTTTTTTGTTGAGTCTCGCCCATAATGAGCAGGCCACTGTGTTCGGAAAAGACTTTAAATATAAAACCAATAATATTTCAAACAATATAGCCCACCGTTCCAAGGATGAGCGTTTCCAGTTAAATATTTCAAATATGTTTTCCATGCAGGAGAACAACATGGTGAATTCAGACATTACCAGAAACTCATATTTATTGCCGCCAAACGCACCCGCGCTTTATAACGAAGACGGAAGTCTAAATTGGGAGAACAATACGTTTGATAATCCTGTAGCAGCCTATGAGGCGACCTACTCCAACGAAAATATACAATTCTTGAACAACTTAAATGCACAATTCAAGATATCTAAGGATTTTAGACTCAAACTAAATACCGGAATTAACTACCAAGCTTTTGAAGAATGGTCTCTTCGCCCCCATACGACAATGAACCCATCCACAGGCGCAACTTCTGCTTTTTCTCAGGCCTATAAATATAATCAGAACCGTTTTTCATTTATTATAGAACCGCAGTTAAACTGGCATTTTGTAAAAGGAAACCATGAGTTTGATCTACTTGTGGGCGGTACCTTTCAGAATGAAGACAATAGACAGGGTTCAATGAGGGGTACTGGTTTTGAGAGCAATGTATTCATACAGAACATTGCGGCTGCCCAAACAAAAACGATCAATGATCAGATAAATACGGAATATAGATATGCAGCGGTTTTTGGAAGATTGAACTATCAGTTTGCAAAAAAGTTTATCCTTAATATTACCGGACGTAGAGATGGCAGTAGCCGCTTCGGAACAAATAAAAAGTTTGCCAACTTTGGTGCCATAGGCGGAGCATGGCTATTCTCTAAAGAAAGTTTTGTAGAAAATGTAAAGTGGCTTAGCTTTGGTAAACTTAGGGGAAGTTTTGGTACAGCAGGAAGTGATAATATTGGGGATTACCAATATCTGGACACTTATACGGTTTCAAGCTTTATTTACAACGGTGTTACCGGATTAACTCCCTCTCGCCTGTATAACCCAGACTATAGTTGGGAGAAAACAACCAAGCTGGAAGCTGCATTGGAATTGGCATTTTTCAAAAACAGAATAAATCTGACCGCAGCGTGGTACCAAAACCGCTCATCAAATCAATTGGTGGGTTATCAATTACCCTCCATTACAGGTTTTTCCTCGGTTTTAGCCAATCTCAATGCTACTGTACAGAATACGGGATGGGAACTAGAGATCAGCGGCCGTCCTTTCAGATCAGGTGAATTTCAATGGGAAACAGGAGTGAATATCAGCTTCCCTCGCAATAAACTAATTTCTTTCCCGGGTCTCGAAGGCTCAACTTATGCCAATAGTTATGTAATAGGGCAACCGACCTCTATCATAAAGCTTTATCATCTGGAGGGGATCAATCCACAAACAGGTCAATATAATTTTAAGGATTTTAATGGAGATGGTAAAATCACTTCGGCAGATGACCGTCAAGCGATTGAAAACATCGGTATAGACTATTTTGGCGGATGGTATAATAATTTAAAATACAAAAACTGGGACGTCTCTTTTCTTTTTCAGTTCGTCAAACAAAGAAATAGGAATTACAATTATATCCTGCCATCACCAGGTCTGATGACCAACCTTCCCGTTGAAGTGCTAAATGTATGGTCTGCCCAAAATCCAAATGGATTGTATATGCCTTATAAGTCTACGGCAAATCCATCACACTCCTTATTTCAGAACAGTACTGCTTCCGTTTCAGATGCCTCTTTTATCCGACTCAAAAATTTACAGGTTGGATACCGCATTCCGATCAAAAATAGTATGTTCCGAGAGGTGAAGGTTTATTTTCAGGGACAAAATATTTTAACGTGGACTAAATATTTTGGGCTTGATCCCGAATTTGCGGCAATGGGCTTCTTACCTCCACTGCGAACATATGCCTTTGGCGCACAGTTTAACTTATAA
- a CDS encoding RagB/SusD family nutrient uptake outer membrane protein, which yields MKTYKISYIIFVLFLLQICTSCEKMIEVNTPDNQITSQQVYEDVQTANAALAGLYATLWDNSPLAGDQTGKLLGTYSDDLDYYATASTTGILELSNNTQVDSNPAVYAYWSSAYQKIYTANAIIEGTQNSTALPAAEKNRIKGEALLIRSILYYYLQQIFGDIPYPDSTNYQINQSLTKVASAEVLTRLETDLGQSISLLVDEYRNTERIFPNRKVALLMLAKVYMLQNKWSESEGILKEIKQSSLYQFETNITKVFNKSGAHILWQLKPKNPGDATREAAAYYFINVAPSNFALSQNLITAFNSGDLRKQNWIATVSFNGNAWYRADKYKNRTNNTTEYSVIFRLEEVYLLLAEVLAQQNKIPEALPYLNATRQRAGIASLILPLSKETFLNEVLLENRKEFFTEMGHRFLDLKRLNQLNILFPAKPNWKEYHKVWPLPQKDLLLNPNLNPQNNGY from the coding sequence ATGAAAACATACAAAATTTCCTATATCATATTTGTTTTATTCTTACTTCAGATATGCACTTCATGCGAAAAAATGATTGAAGTGAATACACCCGATAACCAAATCACCTCCCAGCAGGTATATGAGGATGTGCAGACTGCCAATGCAGCATTGGCAGGATTATATGCCACGCTGTGGGACAATTCCCCATTGGCTGGCGATCAAACAGGCAAGTTACTTGGAACATATTCAGATGATCTGGACTACTATGCAACCGCATCAACAACGGGCATCCTTGAACTTTCAAACAATACGCAGGTTGATTCAAATCCCGCAGTTTATGCTTACTGGTCTAGTGCCTATCAAAAAATATATACTGCCAATGCCATTATAGAGGGAACACAGAACTCAACAGCACTACCTGCAGCCGAAAAGAACCGGATCAAGGGGGAAGCTCTTTTGATAAGATCAATTTTGTATTATTATCTGCAACAGATTTTCGGCGATATTCCATACCCTGATAGCACCAATTATCAGATCAATCAGTCGCTTACTAAAGTCGCATCTGCTGAAGTTTTAACAAGATTGGAAACTGATCTAGGGCAATCAATAAGTTTGTTAGTGGATGAATATCGAAATACAGAACGTATTTTCCCCAATAGAAAAGTTGCTCTGTTGATGCTTGCCAAAGTCTATATGTTGCAAAATAAATGGAGTGAATCAGAAGGCATATTAAAAGAGATAAAACAAAGTTCTTTGTACCAGTTTGAAACCAATATCACCAAAGTATTTAATAAGTCAGGGGCACATATATTGTGGCAACTAAAGCCTAAGAACCCGGGGGATGCTACTAGAGAAGCCGCAGCCTATTATTTCATCAATGTTGCTCCATCAAATTTTGCACTATCTCAGAATTTAATAACAGCTTTCAATAGTGGCGACTTAAGAAAGCAGAACTGGATCGCGACAGTATCTTTCAACGGGAATGCATGGTACCGCGCGGATAAATATAAGAACCGCACCAACAATACCACTGAATATTCTGTTATATTCCGTCTGGAGGAAGTGTATTTATTGCTCGCAGAAGTCCTCGCACAGCAGAATAAAATACCAGAGGCTTTACCATATCTAAATGCCACCAGACAGCGGGCAGGTATTGCCAGTTTAATTTTGCCACTTTCAAAAGAAACATTTTTAAACGAAGTTTTATTGGAAAACCGGAAGGAATTCTTTACAGAGATGGGACACAGGTTTCTTGATCTAAAACGCTTAAATCAGTTAAACATACTTTTTCCAGCTAAGCCGAACTGGAAAGAATATCACAAAGTTTGGCCATTACCCCAAAAAGACCTACTGCTCAACCCTAATCTTAATCCGCAAAATAATGGCTACTAA
- a CDS encoding S9 family peptidase has product MATNMKAYLPIFLLFLESHLFFGQKVQASDTLSNWMSSFHMISNLTVSKDNRFVAVNKPYKNNNDTILVFDTRNPGFPATTVLKLSEQKTFFSNGYLLASGGSRAEFVDLKSNKKVVYEKVRRADGLQEIDLYVILDQNKNLNIYNKKGNKLQSVSGVSNYVTDKRSELFLDRVEGSKHEVMNWSKNQFITRYVTYNEITRMDIIPSGKHLAITEKEKPANQNAVKPNADSDIDLYRLKVTFINTANGEVSHPKNVPSVAADLITVTNINHGQTYLIDFDNRINPSENKMLDIWYGNDRDLRFKKSGTQKHQYWLWKPDTNSTVKLPEEQFSSYAPINNNRYLLAFNAIEEFNYISGTPLYKMHLYDTQTNSSKLIFSNTFHIIGSADGRYILSFDEINKVWILFDIETSSFNQIQKGLEAPAFSADSRYAFFGGESDLWRMDLKTKEIKSLDIAFGKVKITNIKTENEYHMLNSSFEINTVDLQKPLLLKVRDKDSNRSSYISWKKGKMDILIPPIDFRIKEIRYGADTKRLFSIEENFNKPPMLSVYDLSSSSKQELYSSGAADKTVSFLNQNIFSYNNSVGIPLKGLLYYPVHFDPAKKYPMVVRVYQKQSESSGVYPMPNFDEDGFNIRILLERGYFVFLPDIIFDKRGTGISALDCVDSGLDAIAGNPNIDKKKIGLTGHSLGGYETNFIATQSNRFAAYVSGASVSDIVKFYFSYNTHFNIADYSRFETGQFEMGTSFLGDKEKYFKNNPIYDVEKVNAPILLWAGMKDGNVPPDQTMAFYMGLMRNSKSVTALLYHNKEHDLGKGTDESRDLNIRILEWWDYHLKSKKNVPWIN; this is encoded by the coding sequence ATGGCTACTAATATGAAAGCGTATTTACCCATATTTTTGTTATTCCTGGAATCCCATTTATTTTTTGGGCAAAAAGTCCAAGCTAGCGATACCCTTAGTAACTGGATGTCGTCATTTCACATGATCAGCAACCTGACGGTTTCTAAAGACAATCGTTTTGTCGCTGTCAATAAGCCCTATAAAAATAACAATGATACGATATTGGTATTTGACACCCGGAATCCTGGTTTTCCGGCAACTACTGTATTAAAACTCAGCGAGCAAAAAACATTCTTCAGTAATGGCTATTTATTGGCTTCAGGAGGCAGCAGGGCGGAGTTTGTCGATCTTAAAAGCAACAAAAAAGTAGTCTACGAGAAAGTGAGAAGAGCAGATGGATTACAGGAAATTGACCTGTATGTAATCCTTGATCAAAATAAAAATCTAAACATCTACAATAAAAAAGGAAATAAACTTCAGTCTGTTTCAGGCGTCAGCAACTATGTCACCGATAAAAGATCAGAACTGTTCTTAGATAGAGTAGAAGGATCAAAACATGAAGTAATGAACTGGTCAAAAAATCAGTTCATTACCCGGTACGTAACCTACAACGAGATTACAAGAATGGATATCATACCTTCTGGCAAACATCTCGCTATTACAGAAAAGGAAAAACCAGCGAATCAGAACGCAGTGAAGCCTAATGCAGATTCAGACATTGATCTATATAGATTGAAAGTTACCTTTATCAATACTGCCAACGGCGAAGTATCGCATCCTAAAAATGTTCCATCCGTTGCGGCTGACTTAATTACGGTCACCAATATAAACCATGGACAAACATATTTAATTGATTTTGATAACAGGATAAATCCGAGTGAAAACAAAATGCTTGATATATGGTACGGGAATGATAGAGACTTAAGGTTTAAGAAATCAGGAACACAAAAACACCAGTATTGGCTTTGGAAGCCCGACACCAATAGTACGGTTAAATTGCCAGAGGAACAGTTTTCTTCCTACGCACCGATCAATAATAATCGTTATCTGTTAGCATTTAATGCTATCGAGGAATTCAATTACATCAGTGGTACGCCTTTGTATAAAATGCATCTATATGATACCCAAACCAATTCTTCAAAGCTAATTTTCTCCAACACATTCCATATTATCGGAAGTGCGGACGGTAGATATATACTGAGCTTTGATGAAATAAATAAAGTGTGGATACTATTTGATATTGAGACATCATCATTTAATCAAATACAGAAAGGTCTAGAAGCTCCCGCTTTCAGTGCAGACAGTAGATATGCTTTTTTTGGTGGCGAGAGTGATCTGTGGCGTATGGATTTGAAAACAAAAGAAATAAAATCATTGGATATTGCTTTTGGAAAGGTGAAGATTACCAATATAAAAACAGAAAATGAATACCACATGCTTAATTCAAGTTTTGAAATCAACACAGTGGATTTACAAAAACCCCTGTTATTGAAAGTGCGCGATAAAGACAGTAACCGTTCTTCTTATATCAGCTGGAAAAAAGGAAAGATGGACATACTAATTCCTCCAATTGATTTCAGGATAAAGGAAATCAGATACGGTGCCGACACAAAACGGTTATTTAGTATTGAAGAAAACTTTAATAAGCCCCCAATGTTGTCGGTATATGATCTTAGCTCTAGTTCTAAGCAGGAACTGTATTCATCAGGCGCAGCAGATAAAACAGTATCGTTTTTAAATCAGAACATATTTTCCTATAACAATTCCGTGGGAATACCTTTAAAGGGGTTGCTCTATTATCCTGTTCATTTTGATCCTGCAAAGAAATACCCGATGGTGGTTCGGGTGTATCAGAAACAGAGCGAATCATCTGGTGTATACCCGATGCCCAATTTTGATGAAGATGGTTTTAACATACGTATTCTATTGGAACGTGGATATTTTGTATTCCTACCTGATATAATCTTTGATAAAAGGGGAACAGGGATTTCAGCGCTGGATTGTGTGGATTCAGGTTTGGATGCTATCGCCGGAAATCCTAACATTGACAAAAAGAAGATCGGTCTGACCGGACATTCTTTAGGTGGATATGAAACAAATTTTATTGCTACGCAGTCGAATCGTTTTGCCGCCTATGTTTCTGGCGCTTCCGTTAGCGATATAGTCAAATTTTATTTTTCTTATAATACCCATTTTAATATTGCTGACTATTCCCGTTTTGAAACAGGACAGTTTGAAATGGGGACTTCGTTTTTGGGGGATAAGGAAAAATATTTTAAGAACAATCCTATTTATGATGTCGAAAAAGTCAATGCCCCTATATTGCTTTGGGCAGGAATGAAGGATGGGAATGTACCGCCAGATCAGACAATGGCATTTTATATGGGCCTGATGAGAAACAGTAAATCGGTAACTGCGCTATTGTATCATAATAAAGAACATGATCTTGGGAAAGGAACCGATGAAAGTAGAGATTTAAATATTAGAATTCTCGAATGGTGGGACTACCATTTAAAATCCAAAAAGAATGTCCCGTGGATTAATTAA
- a CDS encoding DUF6520 family protein, with product MRKFFLPAVIVLIGAGTAFASHLAKNNSKAIVAGYRIVSLGGGQFSCENADKDCSDVETGPICTWSDGLTSLKQFDTPTMCGETLHEIEP from the coding sequence ATGAGAAAGTTTTTTTTACCCGCTGTTATTGTACTGATCGGTGCAGGAACAGCATTTGCTAGCCACTTAGCAAAAAACAATTCAAAAGCAATTGTTGCAGGGTACCGCATTGTTAGTTTAGGCGGCGGACAATTTAGCTGTGAAAATGCTGACAAAGATTGTAGTGATGTAGAAACGGGCCCGATCTGTACATGGTCGGATGGACTTACATCTTTGAAACAGTTTGACACGCCTACAATGTGTGGTGAAACACTACACGAAATCGAACCTTAA